GCTGAGCGAACTGGCACAATCGGAAATGATGGAAGTGGCCCAGGGAGCTTTAGGTTTAGAACCGAATCCTATTCCTGTTGGTGCCACCTTTTCTGATGTATTCCAGTCGGATCCTTCAGATCCTTATTATGGTTTCAAAAGCTGGGACGATTTTTTCACGAGATTGTTCTGCCCTGATGTACGTCCTGTCACAGCACCGAATGATGATTCGATTATTGTAAACGCCTGTGAGTCGGCACCTTTGCAAGTGGCAACTAATGTGTCTTTGTCGGATCAGTTTTGGTTAAAAGGACAGCCTTATTCATTAGAAAACATGATGAATTTTGATGAATTAGCACCTCAGTTTGAAGGAGGAACAGTTTATCAGGCATTTTTGAGTGCCCTGAGCTATCACCGCTGGCACAGTCCTGTAAACGGCAGAATCGTAAAAACGGCTATTGTAAACGGTTCTTATTATTTAGAAAATCTGTATCAGGGTTTCTACAATCCGGAGGGAGCCGATTCGAGTGCGCCTAATAATTCACAACCCTTTTTAACAGCAGTTGCCACCAGAGCGATTATCTTTATTGAAGCAGATAATCCCGCAATTGGATTGATGTGTGTAATGCCTGTAGGTATGGCAGAGGTTTCCAGCTGTGAGATAAAAGTAAAAACCGGAGACATTGTAAAGAAAGGTGACGAACTGGGTATGTTTCATTTTGGAGGTTCAACACACTGCCTGATTTTTAGACCGGGTGTTAATTTAGATTTTACCATTTATGAAACACCGGGCTTGGACGCTGCTAATAATATTCGTGTCAACACACAAATCGCGAAAGTGGTTTAAAAAAATATAGACTGTAAATTAAATACAAAGCAGCCAAATTATATAAAAAGTAACCAGCGTTACTAACTCTAAAGTCGCAAATCATAACCTTACTATCATGAGATTTTAAAGGTTTATAACTTTGCGACTTTTTGATTTTTAATGAGTTATAATCTAAATAATTGTAGCTTCTTCTGAAGTCTAATATTTAATTATACGTTTACTAATTTTATTTCCGGAATTTGTCAAAGTCAATACATAAGCTCCTGCAGGAAGGTTTTCTAAATCTAAAATTTGAGTTTGCTCATTCACATTCTTGTTCAGAATTAATTTACCTGATAAATCAAATAATTCGATCAAGGCTCCTTTTGTTATTTCATTTTCTAATTCAATCGTAAGGATATTTTTTACCGGATTCGGATAATAATTAAATGTAAAACCTGAATTGGTATCTTCTATAATTTCTTCAGCTACATTCGTATTTATTTTTTTTCCGGTTGCAAAGTTACTTTCCCAATAACCCAAATCGGGATTACTGCCCGAATACGAAAGTCCTACATTGGTTCCTTTGTCTATCAGATCGCTTCCCTGAACTAATTTGAATGGTAAATTTGTTGGAAGATCTCCATTTGATTGTCTTGTTCCAATGGCAAGTGCAGTGCTGGTACTTGTAAAATCGGAAGTGTTTACAGTGACACTTAAATTCCATGAATTGTTTTGCTCAGTAGCGTTTGAAATAGATATTGTTCCGGATAATGAAATGTTATTTTTGAAAATATGTTTTTTTCCGGATTGCACCGGATTCCCAAAACCAAAGTTGATGTTGTTTCCATATCCTGTACAATTATAAACTGTAATGCTTCCGGTATTGTTGTTCTGATCGAATCCTTTTTTGGGATGCCCTATCGCAACACATTTAGTTAGTACATTGTCTGCCGGAACAGAATTCCCTCCTACTTTAAAACCATTTCCGTTTCCCGTAAAACCACCGTAATTCCAAACGTCAACTCCGTTTCTGATGGCCCAGCAATTTTCGAAAGTTACTTTTTGCGTACTGTCAAAACAATCGTATCCGTCATCTGAATTTTCCCAGGCTCGGCAGTTGATGAATTTATTTCCGGGACCCTGAGTTTGTTTTGGACCGAAACCGTCTGCCATACTTCCCTTCTTTTTAGGATCATAATTTCGGTAAGCGTCGCAATTTTTTACTGTTGTATTCGAACCGCCTTTGTTAATTTCTAAACCGGTGTTTCGATTGTTGTAAAAAGCACAATTTTCGAACGTAGTATTCGAGCCCGTTACATAAGCCCCCTGATAACCGGCTCTTGTAATGGCAATTCCTTTAAAACTCCAATACGAACCTGTAATGCTAAACCCGAACGAATCCTGCACCCATTCCTGATCCGGAAACGAAAAATCGATAATGGCTCTTCCGTTATTGACACATTCAACTTTGATAGGACTTGCCGAAGTTCCTGATTTGGTAAACGAAATCGTGTTTTTAGCTCCGGCTGTATACGCAATGGTATAATTTCCGGCTTGTAATAAAACAATATCTCCGGCAACGGCTTTGCCAACAGCAGTTTTAAAATTCATTGCAGTAGAAAAACTGGAACCCGAATTGTTAGCAGTTCCAGTTGGTGTCACATAATAAGTAGTTGCCGAAACAGATGCTGATACCAAAAGCGACAGCATTAAATAGTAGATTTTTTTCATAAGTTTTGTGTTTATTTGAGGAACACAAGGTACTTATGGTTTTTTATAAAAATATTGAATTAATTCAATGGTTTTGGAATTAAATATTTGAATTTGATTGGTTTGGGATTTGATTGTGGGGTCGAGCTGGGGTTTGGAGGAGCATTTTTGAAAAGAGCCTGATTATATTTTATACCCATCAGAACTCCATACAAAAAACATTTATTCAAGTTAATTCAATAATCCTTTTTTGTTTACTTTCATATTGATATAATTTTTAGCAAGCATTTAATTGTAATTTTAAAGATTTAATAAATCATCTATTTTTTCTTTTGATGTTTTAATTTCTTCTTCAAATTGTTTGATTTTAGTGTCAATATTTGCCTTAATTTCTGAAATCATCTTAACTAAATCATGTTTTAAAAGTACTTCCAACACTTCATCATCTACTTTCATCAAAAATTTTGGTTTAAGTAGACTTTTATTTCTACTATTATAAATAGGAAGTAAATCATCTTTAATTTGTTTCTCAAAAGCAAACTTTGCAAATGGAATAAAATTAAATATTTTGCAAAATCTTATTAAGGATGAGAAAAATGTTGTTGGACGAATGAACATAAATTCACGTTTTTCAGCATCATGTATACGAGAATAGTATAATGATGCATTACAAATTTTAATGAATTGAAATAACAAAAGCTTATTATTACCTCCATTCAATTTTTTTTCAAACTTTTTAAGTTGTGGAATAAGAAAGTTTTTCTTGAAAGCTGATTCATCCAGTTCCATACTTATACTCCAAAGATTATGACTATTGTCAGTACTTGATTTAACAAGTGCATTATTAAGATTTGTATATGCCTTGGCTTTTGACTCTGAAGGTAGCTTACTTAAAAATTGAGCTGCAAAATATTCCTGCATTGATCTATGTGGAAAAGAAAATTCAAACCCGTCAAGTATCAAAATTGAAATAGTTGTATGCAAATCATATATCAAATCTTCAATATTACATTTAAAACCAGTGTTCTGTAGAACCTTTTGCATTATGTCATTTAAAATTTCATTTGTAAAAGTATAATCTCCATTGATTAGAGTTAAATAACAAAAAATATTGAGAGCTTTCTCAAATTGATCTCGATCTAATTTAGTAAGCTTTTCACGAGGGAAACTATTCTTTGTAATTCCATCATGTTTAGAATATAATGTATCAAATACATTTCTATAAAAAGAGCTCTTTTTTGCAGGTATTTCTGGATGGCTTTCAAATGCAAGAATAAACATTGATAGTAAAAGTGGATTTCTTAAGTATTCAAGATAAGGTGAATTTGCTTTTTCACTAATTACAGACAATATTCTTTGTTCCCTTTCATCAGACTCAACTATCTTTTTAATAAATCCTTCAACCTGCTTATTATCAAGCTGATTTATCATGAAATCTTTGAATCTACGAAAGCCTTCAATCCCACTACCAGGCCTAGTAGTAATAACAAAATTATTAGCAGGGAATTGATCGACAAAATCATCAATTTGGCGATTTAATTCTTGTTTTTTTGCAGAAAATATTTCATCATAACCATCCAGAAGAAATATAAACTTACCAGCCTTCAAAGTTCTATTCAGTATATCTTCCGAAGGTTTAATCTCTTGTTTTAAAATTTTGTCATAGATTAATTTTTCAAAATTTCCATTATACTGATTTAAATATCTTAGCTCTATTAATAAAGGAATTTTATACGAGGCTCTAATTGAATTTAAAAAAATAAATTTCATCAAGGTACTTTTACCACTACCAGCTGATCCAACAATTGTTATATTATTGTAATTTTCAAATAACCCTGAGAGATTAGTAAAGTCAGTTACTAATTTTTTATATGTAGCTGTAAGTGGATAATAAATATCGTCAAATCTTACCTCTGTACGATGCGCAAAAGTCGTAGTGAAATAATATTTTTTTGTCTGGGTATGAATATAATCGCTTAATCCATTCTCTAATAAATTCTTCCATTCATTTCCCAATAAATTATATATCTTGATTATAGGGGCGATAAGGTTTGTAATTTCTAATTTTGAATCCATTTATATAATTAATTTTAAAAAAATTCTCTTGTTACAGATCTTCAATCAAACTAATACTCACTATTCAAGCCTAATATTATATTAAAAAGCTTAATGTGGTTTACTAGTTATAACAAACCTACCATTTATTCCTCTTAAATTCATACATATTTACATACATTTTTTAACACCCTTTATTTTACAATATTATAACAGCACATAAAAAACGCCTCTTTATTAAAGAAAGCGCTTTTGTCATTATATTATTTTAAAAAATATTCAATCAACCCAAAACCAAATCCTCAATTGTTAGCTTTACTTTTGGCTTACCCAATTTTATCACAGCTTCCTTTACTTTAGCCTGATCTTCTTTCGAAAGGAATACAGGAATCAATACTGCTATTTCAATTTTTAATACCCGATTTATAATTATTAAATCTCGTAACGTGAAAGGTTTAATTCCATTCATAAGTTCAGACATGTGAGTTTTGCTTTTATGACCTAAAATCGAACCCAGATTTTCTTGGGTTAAATCTAGTTCCTTGAGTTTTTTTCTGATGGCTTGTTTTCTGTTTTCTAAAAATACTCTTTCTAATTCTGCTATCTGTTCAGATTTATCACTTTCTAAAAGTTTATTTTCATCAATTTGACCTACATCACTCCATTCGGCATTTTCATATTTTTCAATTAGATCACGTAATTTGGTTCTTAGATTTTTAAAATCAAGATCCTGCTTTACCAGAAGCCTTAGTTTTCTATCGGCAATGAGAGCTCTTTCGTAATCCAGTTCATTTGTGATGATACCGCTTTCTATTATTTTTTCTATGTCAAAATGTGTTTTCATTCTATATAGCCGTTTTTTCTCAACCATTTTTCAATAGTTGATTTAGCGATAACTTTGCAAACATAAATAAAGTTCTGATATAAACCGAACTTTTATTTGTTCGATTTTTTATTGAAAATTCTCTAACCATAAAAAAACGCTCCCTTAAAAAAAGAAAGCGTCCTCATAATTTATATTTTAAAAACTATTTAATTCCCATTAAAAACCAAATACAAACTCAAAATTGCTACCCCCAACAAAACAAAAAGAATCTTCACTTTTTTACTCGTCTTCGGAATATCCGTTTCATCTGAAAAATTGGTTTCCGGGTTTTTATCTGCTAATGAAATGATCACAGCTGCCACCATTAAAACAGCAAAAATGTAAAACGAAATCAATAAAAAGTGAGGCCATGCGGTGTACACATCTGCAGGGAAAATCCATAAATACAAGACCCCAACAAATAAACTAAAAGCTGAACCCCAGGATAAAGTGGCATTTACGGCTTTTTTGGTAGTGCGTTTCCAGAACACGCTTAACAGAAAAACAACGGATAAAGATGGTGCCAAAAATCCTAAAACCGCCTGAAAAATATTAAACAGATTCTGTCCTTTGATATTGTCAATCGCAATCGCAATCAGAATTGCGAATACACAACCTGCTGCAATGGTCAAACGTCCAATTTTAATTTGTTCTTTTATGGAAGCTGTCGGATTCATTTTCTTTACATAAATATCATTCGTAAAAACGGTACTTAATGCATTTAGTGACGAACCAATTGTTCCTACCAAAACGGCAATCATCACACAGATTACCAAACCGTTCATTCCGCTTGGAAAAAGATTTGTAACCATGGTCATATAAGCCAAATCGGAGTTTTTACCCAATTCCGGAAACAAAACTGCACACAGAATTCCCGGTAAAATAAACAACGGCAAAGCCATTACTTTCAGCCAGCCAATAAAGTTAACTCCCAATTGTCCCTGCTCTAAATTCTTCGCTCCCAAAACACTCTGCACCATCGACTGATCGGTACAAAAGAACGCCACTGCCGCTACAGGATAACCCAGTAAAATAGCAGGCCACGGATAATGTGCGTCGTTTGCAGGCTGAACCAGATTCCAGAAATTAGAAGGCGTTTTTGCAATCAAAGCTTCTATTCCACCCACTTTCTGCAAACCTAAATACGATAAGGTAAGCGAAACAACAATCAGTAAAATCATTTGAAAAACATTCACTTTTGCAATGGCTTTCAAACCTCCTGCATAGGTAAAAATCCCTGAGAATATCACCAAAACCGTTACACTCTGCCACATCGGAATCCCTAAAATCTGGCGAACCAGAATTCCACCGCTGAACAATCCTAACGACAGCCAGCTTACCAAAATTTTCACCATGGCATACCACGCCAAAATAGTCTGGGTACTGTCGCCGTAGCGTTTTCCCATATATTCGGGCATCGTGCTGACTTTGCTTGCAATATATCTTGGTGCAAAAACGATAGCCAAAAGCAATAAAAAAACAAAGGCGTACCATTCAAAATTTCCGGCTACGATTCCGGTCGCGTAACCAATACTTGCAAAAGCCAGTAAAGAAGAAGGTCCCACATTAGTTCCCCACATGTTGAAACCGATATTGTACCAATTCAGGGAATTTCCCGCCATAAAAAGCGTTTCGTTCTTTTTGCTTTGCTTGACGCTCACTACATATCCAATGACCAATAAAGTCACTAAATAAATAGCCACGATGATGAAATCCAGCGCCGTTAACTTATCGTAGATGCTGTTCATAGTCCGTATTCGTTAAGGACGTCAGCAATTTTTACTGGCATTCCGGTTTGCAAAGATTTATCCATTGCCTGAAGTAAAGCTACAGTTCCGATGCCTTCTTCCATATTTGGATAAGCTTCAAAGTTCTGTTCGATACTGTCCACAAAATATTCTAAATAATTCTGGTATTCCCCGCCGTGGTGGCTTTGCCCTTCAAAACGGAAATAATATTTTAAGGTACTGTCGCCCCAAGTAATTACTTTTTCTTCACCTGTTTTATCAGTAACTGCATAACGCAATTCGTGATAATCGGCCTGACTTGCGCCTTCAGTAGCTCTTAAAATCGTACTCATACCGCTGTCACGTTGCGCTGGCTGAGTTGGAGAAGTGTACACTCCACTCACTCTGGCGATTCTGCCATCAGTCGCTTTGAAGATAAAATGCATCGTATCTTCGTTTTTCAAACCTGCAACAGCTCCGTTACTGCTGATCATTCCGTAACCCATTACTTCCTGAATATTAGGAAGATACCAACGAATGAAATCTACAGGATGGCTCAAACCGCCGTACAGCCATTTGAAAGACTGCAACAACGACCATTCTTTCTTTAAGAACCATCTGTGATCAGCGTGGTATTGTGCTTCGATTGTGATTAAATCGCCGATTAATCCTGCTTCATAATCGGCTCTTTGTCTTTTTGCCGGTTCGAAGAATCTTGAACTCTGACCGATGAAAACCTTCTTTCCTGTCGATTTGCTTAATTCCAGTAATTCGTTTGCATCTGAAAGATCGTCGATAAAAGGTTTTGTACAAACAACATGTTTTCCGTGCAATAAAGCCTGCTTCACGTGTTGCGCATGCAAATGGTCGGGTGTATAAATCGCGATGATGTCAATTGATTCATCGTTTAATAAATCGTCGTAATTCGTTGTGTACGAATGAAAATCGAATTCTTTGGCTCTTTGCTTGCAGATTTCTTCGTTTCTGTCGCACACTTTTACAAGTTCTAATTTTGAACTTTCCAAAGCTGCCGACATCGTGCTTCGTCCTTCTCCGAGTCCTAAGATGGCTATTTTTAACATTGGTCTTATTTTAGGTTTTGATAGTTGTTTTGGTTTTCGTATCCTAACAGGTTTTAAAAACCTGTTAGGTATTGTTTTGCCACAGATTAAAAAGATTAACACAGACTAAAAATCTTTTTAAATCCTTTAATCTGTGGCTAAAAAATATTCTTTAATAGTACCTAACAGGTTTTGGAAACCTGTTAGGATAGCGAATACGCAATTATTTCTTTGTTTCAACTTTGTTCAGAAATATCCAGGTTTCATCCGGTTTTGCGCCTTCGATTCCAGTTTGGTATTTTTTCATTAAGTTGTTCCAGTCGTTTACACGTGGATTATTTTCGGTTGTTTTTGGATTCAATTTATCCAGACTTTCTCCTTTTGGAATACTGATGATCAACATTAATTGTCTTCCGTTTTTGAAGACCTGCAACTGCTGAAAATCGGCATTGCAGAAACCTTTTGCGATTTCAGGCCATTTTTCGAATTGAGTTGTGTGATAATCTACGTATTCTTTTTGCATTTTTTCATCGGCAACCAAATTCGCAGTCAGGACAATATTTTCCCATTCTGATACGGGTTTAGCATCTTTGCATCTTTCAAATTTCTGGAAGTCATAAACTGGATTTTCGTAGATTTTGATTTCCAAAGCCGGAAAAGCCAAAGCCAGTTTTCGCTTCGTTCTTTCCGGCTGGTTCATTAATCCGTAAATTACCAGATGGTTTTGCCATTGGTACAATTCTTCGCCTACAATTCGGAAACCTTTTATCGTCGATTTGATTTTTTCGATATCCAGATCTTTTCCGATTACTTCGATTGCGACTGATTTTGGCATTTCCTGTAAGCCCCAGGCTTCATCAATTACTACTTCTTTAGCCAGTAAACTGTTGTATGGCGGACGAATTCCTGCATTTTCTTTGATTTTTGGATTTACAAAAGCATAATTATCCTGCCAGATATTTCCTTTCGGACCATTATTGTTTTTCAGGATTTTCTGAATTGGAATCCAGTTATTTTTTATTGTAAAGCCCTGACTTCCTTCATCCGTGTATAAATACAGCCATAAAAACGGATCGTGTGCATAAGGACTGTTGTAGACTTTATCGATATAATTTTCTTCAATTCGGCTGTCCGCTTGTGCTGAAAGGGTGTAAATTCCGGCTACGTCGTGCAGATGTTTGGCGTAATGATGGATTTTATTTCGAAGGATTTTATTGTTTCTCATCACGTTTTCGGTATGCGTCCAGCCCCAGCCCATTGAAATACCGCTGTAAGCTACATCCGAAATTTCGTTATGTTCGATAGTCAGATTCTTGATAAAACCGGCTGCAATTCCCAGACATCCCCAATCTTCATTGGCTACATTGGTAATTAAGTTATCCGAAATCACTTCATCCGAACAAACTACTCTTTCATCTTTTACAGTATAAGGCAAATGTGCTTCGAATGATTCTTCAGAGAAAACACCCAGATTGATTCCGTTTCCGCCAATATCTTTGAAGAGATTTCCTTTCACTGTATTATGATTCGTTCCTCTGTGCAGATCCAATCCGGTAGAAGACAAATGCTCAAAAGAACAACTTTCAAAAAGCGTATTGTTAGCATAATTGATCTCAACAGCGGCTCTTGGTCTTCCAACCCAGCCCTGATTTTCCAAACTCGCTTGATTGGGAGTTCCAGGAGTTTTTAGTTTATAGGCATCTAATAAATACATTCCCGCCTGCAATGGCACATGACCTTGCTGTGAAGGACGAAGCCAGTTGCTGTACTGGAACGAAATTCCCTTGAAATTAAAATGATGTACAGGAGTATCCAAAGTACCTTCCACTTTTACTAAATTTTCTAAAACCGGTACAGTAACTTTTGCGGAAGCCATATTTTCTCCAGCTCTTGGAATATAATAGATTTTACCTTTTTTTCTGTTTAAAAACCATTCTCCCGGTTCGTTAAGCATTGACATTCCGTTGTTTAAATAGAACGCTGAATTCCCGTTGTTTTTAGAAATCCACGGAGCCGGCCAGGGATGTTCGCTCTGAATTCGGCTTTCCGGTTTTTCGAAGGAAAGACGGGCGCTGTCTTTAACCACCTCGATATTTTTGATTCGGAGATTGGCAATCGCCCACCATTGTACGATGTACATTTCCATTCCCGGCTCAAACTTCACCGATTTATTTTTGAAAGGAATCCAGCAGGTTTCTGTTGCAGCATCCCATGAAAGAATTCTGTCCATTTGAGTTCCTGCAGTACTTTTGGCTCTCACGGCTTTTTTGCCATTCACCCATAACTGACGGTAATTTAGAATTTCTCCCGCCTGCTGTGGCGCATCGGCTTCCCAGACTGTTCCTACTTTTAAGCCGTTTATGGCTAGTGCCGATTTTTTCCAGTTCTTTATTTCGATTCCTCCGCTTAAGATTGGTTTGGCATTTGCATCCGCTTCAATAGTTGTTGGACTGTCAGCTGTTCCGGAATCTTCAGGTCTTATGAATAGAGGTTCGTTTAAATAATATGTTCCGTTCATTACAATAATACGGATTCCGTCTTTTATCGATGCATCTTTTAATCGGCGCAGTTCTCTTGCTTTTCTTACGGCCATATGGACCGTTGCCAAAGGACTTGCTTTTGTTCCGGGATTGGTGTCTTTACCTTGGGGTGAAACCCAAATTTCGGCTGCATTCAGTGAGAATGTGCAAATTGTTATTAAAAAGAGAATTAGAACTTTTATAAAAGTATTTAAACGCATTTTTTTATTTTTTAGGTAAAGCCGTAAAGGGTTTATTTCTTAACAGTATAAGACTTATAAATAAATGTATTTTTTAAACTTTTACCAAATGAGGGTACAATTTAACAGAACATAAAAATATAAGTGTCCTGTACCCTCCTGCTTTACATTTGATCCGTGGTATCAGTGCGTATAAATAAAAAATAGCAAAAAGCTGCAATTAACTTACAGACAGTCGCAATCCTTTTTTCATCTATTAAATATATTGTAAATATTTTTTATAAATTTGTGCAATCGATTACATTATTGTATTTTCGTTTTTTTACGAAACTAATTTTATAATTTGTAAAAAAAGTATTATCAAGATAAACATATCGTACTATTTTGATACATAAAATTAAACTTTAACTAATTCAATAAGAATGAAAACTAATCTAACTACCTTTTTCCGTATGCTTTTGGCTGTTTTGACAGTAAGCTGTTCAGGAAATGTGATAGCACAAAAGTCAAAATCCTATGACACTTATGCGAACATTGAGTTTAAAATGCCGAAGGTCGAGGAGCCGAAAATTCCAAAAAACACGGTCAACCTAAAAGATTTTGGTGCAGTAAATGGCGGATATGTTTTAAACACAAAAGCTTTTGAAGATGCCATTAATGCGCTTTCAAAAAAAGGAGGAGGGAAATTAATTATTCCTCCGGGAATCTGGTTAACAGGACCAATTATTCTAAAAAGTAATATTGAGTTACATGCAGAAAGAGGTGCACTGATAAAATTTTCTACAGATAAAAGTTTATACCCACTTATCGAAACTAATTTTGAAGGTTTAAACACCTGGAGATGTATCTCTCCTATTTACGGTAAGAATTTAGAAAATATTGCTTTTACAGGAAAAGGGGTTTGGGATGGCTCAGGTGAAGCATGGAGACAGGTTAAAAGAAGTAAAGTTACAGAAAGCCAGTGGAAAGATTTTGTTTCTTCAGGTGGTGTTGTAAATGAGCAAAAAACAAGCTGGTATCCATCAGAAGTATTTATGAATGCTTCGAAGGGAGGTCCAATAGACCAAAATGTTCGTCTGGATTTAAAAACCAAAGAAGATTTTGAAAAAATTCATGATTTCCTTCGTCCGGTCTTAGTGAGTATCCAAAACAGTAAAAGGGTGCTATTTGACGGACCTGTTTTTCAAAATTCTCCGGCATGGAACATTCACCCTTTTATGATTGAAGATTTAATCGTAAGAAATATAACGGTTCGTAATCCTTGGTTTTCACAAAATGGAGACGGACTTGATGTAGAATGCTGTAAAAATGTTGTAATCGAAAACTCCAGTTTTGATGTGGGTGATGATGCCATCTGTATTAAATCAGGAAAAGACAAAGATGGTCGTGACAGAGGTATTCCGAGTGAAAATATCATAGTAAGAAATAATATAGTTTATCATGGACACGGAGGTGTAACGGTAGGTAGCGAAATGTCAGGAGGTGTAAAAAACCTTCACGTATCTAATTGTACTTTTATGGGAACTGATGTTGGTTTACGTTTCAAAAGTGCACGAGGGCGCGGAGGTGTTGTAGAAAACATTTTTATTTCTGATATTTTTATGACCGATATTCCGTCTCAGGCGATTT
The Flavobacterium flavigenum genome window above contains:
- a CDS encoding NACHT domain-containing protein, whose product is MDSKLEITNLIAPIIKIYNLLGNEWKNLLENGLSDYIHTQTKKYYFTTTFAHRTEVRFDDIYYPLTATYKKLVTDFTNLSGLFENYNNITIVGSAGSGKSTLMKFIFLNSIRASYKIPLLIELRYLNQYNGNFEKLIYDKILKQEIKPSEDILNRTLKAGKFIFLLDGYDEIFSAKKQELNRQIDDFVDQFPANNFVITTRPGSGIEGFRRFKDFMINQLDNKQVEGFIKKIVESDEREQRILSVISEKANSPYLEYLRNPLLLSMFILAFESHPEIPAKKSSFYRNVFDTLYSKHDGITKNSFPREKLTKLDRDQFEKALNIFCYLTLINGDYTFTNEILNDIMQKVLQNTGFKCNIEDLIYDLHTTISILILDGFEFSFPHRSMQEYFAAQFLSKLPSESKAKAYTNLNNALVKSSTDNSHNLWSISMELDESAFKKNFLIPQLKKFEKKLNGGNNKLLLFQFIKICNASLYYSRIHDAEKREFMFIRPTTFFSSLIRFCKIFNFIPFAKFAFEKQIKDDLLPIYNSRNKSLLKPKFLMKVDDEVLEVLLKHDLVKMISEIKANIDTKIKQFEEEIKTSKEKIDDLLNL
- a CDS encoding right-handed parallel beta-helix repeat-containing protein; this translates as MKKIYYLMLSLLVSASVSATTYYVTPTGTANNSGSSFSTAMNFKTAVGKAVAGDIVLLQAGNYTIAYTAGAKNTISFTKSGTSASPIKVECVNNGRAIIDFSFPDQEWVQDSFGFSITGSYWSFKGIAITRAGYQGAYVTGSNTTFENCAFYNNRNTGLEINKGGSNTTVKNCDAYRNYDPKKKGSMADGFGPKQTQGPGNKFINCRAWENSDDGYDCFDSTQKVTFENCWAIRNGVDVWNYGGFTGNGNGFKVGGNSVPADNVLTKCVAIGHPKKGFDQNNNTGSITVYNCTGYGNNINFGFGNPVQSGKKHIFKNNISLSGTISISNATEQNNSWNLSVTVNTSDFTSTSTALAIGTRQSNGDLPTNLPFKLVQGSDLIDKGTNVGLSYSGSNPDLGYWESNFATGKKINTNVAEEIIEDTNSGFTFNYYPNPVKNILTIELENEITKGALIELFDLSGKLILNKNVNEQTQILDLENLPAGAYVLTLTNSGNKISKRIIKY
- a CDS encoding Gfo/Idh/MocA family protein; translation: MLKIAILGLGEGRSTMSAALESSKLELVKVCDRNEEICKQRAKEFDFHSYTTNYDDLLNDESIDIIAIYTPDHLHAQHVKQALLHGKHVVCTKPFIDDLSDANELLELSKSTGKKVFIGQSSRFFEPAKRQRADYEAGLIGDLITIEAQYHADHRWFLKKEWSLLQSFKWLYGGLSHPVDFIRWYLPNIQEVMGYGMISSNGAVAGLKNEDTMHFIFKATDGRIARVSGVYTSPTQPAQRDSGMSTILRATEGASQADYHELRYAVTDKTGEEKVITWGDSTLKYYFRFEGQSHHGGEYQNYLEYFVDSIEQNFEAYPNMEEGIGTVALLQAMDKSLQTGMPVKIADVLNEYGL
- a CDS encoding transcriptional regulator, with translation MKTHFDIEKIIESGIITNELDYERALIADRKLRLLVKQDLDFKNLRTKLRDLIEKYENAEWSDVGQIDENKLLESDKSEQIAELERVFLENRKQAIRKKLKELDLTQENLGSILGHKSKTHMSELMNGIKPFTLRDLIIINRVLKIEIAVLIPVFLSKEDQAKVKEAVIKLGKPKVKLTIEDLVLG
- a CDS encoding sodium:solute symporter — its product is MNSIYDKLTALDFIIVAIYLVTLLVIGYVVSVKQSKKNETLFMAGNSLNWYNIGFNMWGTNVGPSSLLAFASIGYATGIVAGNFEWYAFVFLLLLAIVFAPRYIASKVSTMPEYMGKRYGDSTQTILAWYAMVKILVSWLSLGLFSGGILVRQILGIPMWQSVTVLVIFSGIFTYAGGLKAIAKVNVFQMILLIVVSLTLSYLGLQKVGGIEALIAKTPSNFWNLVQPANDAHYPWPAILLGYPVAAVAFFCTDQSMVQSVLGAKNLEQGQLGVNFIGWLKVMALPLFILPGILCAVLFPELGKNSDLAYMTMVTNLFPSGMNGLVICVMIAVLVGTIGSSLNALSTVFTNDIYVKKMNPTASIKEQIKIGRLTIAAGCVFAILIAIAIDNIKGQNLFNIFQAVLGFLAPSLSVVFLLSVFWKRTTKKAVNATLSWGSAFSLFVGVLYLWIFPADVYTAWPHFLLISFYIFAVLMVAAVIISLADKNPETNFSDETDIPKTSKKVKILFVLLGVAILSLYLVFNGN
- a CDS encoding phosphatidylserine decarboxylase family protein — its product is MEATTFNKSKQLLGGWLPQNPQIIENWTRKIKEFTKKNPSPLIPEIAEFQNLVYSDPVLYANVQGMFAEAHFLKQRTPLLWEPEPVNFEDFLVLLNGIMQTAPEAYQTGAPGNQTPAGMIGFPINALLAWPMATNFGYDVFSNALVNQQLKKILNYWSKFLVTEDSRYVLIENDPSENVIAWLSELAQSEMMEVAQGALGLEPNPIPVGATFSDVFQSDPSDPYYGFKSWDDFFTRLFCPDVRPVTAPNDDSIIVNACESAPLQVATNVSLSDQFWLKGQPYSLENMMNFDELAPQFEGGTVYQAFLSALSYHRWHSPVNGRIVKTAIVNGSYYLENLYQGFYNPEGADSSAPNNSQPFLTAVATRAIIFIEADNPAIGLMCVMPVGMAEVSSCEIKVKTGDIVKKGDELGMFHFGGSTHCLIFRPGVNLDFTIYETPGLDAANNIRVNTQIAKVV